A stretch of the Drosophila sulfurigaster albostrigata strain 15112-1811.04 chromosome 2L, ASM2355843v2, whole genome shotgun sequence genome encodes the following:
- the LOC133842941 gene encoding glycine-rich protein 1 isoform X1, protein MLMLPLLEYNKHIAKIPNCKMRSSPLRLSMLLQSLRLLLLLWMLLDAAAATSSSNSNGNSNGPSAAAGAAGGASAASGAGAGGGGGAAAGPALPPGALNANLTDLGSPGKNFLFSSSQPAAHYKLMSS, encoded by the exons ATGTTGATGCTGCCGTTGCTGGAATACAACAAACACAtagcaaaaataccaaattgcaaaatgaggTCATCGCCGCTTAGATTATCGATGCTGCTGCAATCGCTGCGTTTGCTCCTGCTCCTCTGGATGCTCCTCgatgcagcggcagcaaccagcagcagcaacagcaatggcaacagcaatggaCCATCGGCAGCAGCTGGTGCAGCAGGAGGTGCAAGTGCAGCAagtggagctggagctggaggtGGCGGTGGTGCAGCAGCTGGGCCAGCATTGCCGCCTGGCGCCCTTAATGCCAATCTCACGGATCTGGGCAGTCCCG GcaaaaatttcttattttccAGCTCACAGCCTGCTGCTCATTACAAATTGATGAGCTCGTAA
- the LOC133842941 gene encoding glycine-rich protein 1 isoform X3: MRSSPLRLSMLLQSLRLLLLLWMLLDAAAATSSSNSNGNSNGPSAAAGAAGGASAASGAGAGGGGGAAAGPALPPGALNANLTDLGSPGKNFLFSSSQPAAHYKLMSS; the protein is encoded by the exons atgaggTCATCGCCGCTTAGATTATCGATGCTGCTGCAATCGCTGCGTTTGCTCCTGCTCCTCTGGATGCTCCTCgatgcagcggcagcaaccagcagcagcaacagcaatggcaacagcaatggaCCATCGGCAGCAGCTGGTGCAGCAGGAGGTGCAAGTGCAGCAagtggagctggagctggaggtGGCGGTGGTGCAGCAGCTGGGCCAGCATTGCCGCCTGGCGCCCTTAATGCCAATCTCACGGATCTGGGCAGTCCCG GcaaaaatttcttattttccAGCTCACAGCCTGCTGCTCATTACAAATTGATGAGCTCGTAA
- the LOC133842941 gene encoding glycine-rich protein 1 isoform X2 codes for MLMLPLLEYNKHIAKIPNCKMRSSPLRLSMLLQSLRLLLLLWMLLDAAAATSSSNSNGNSNGPSAAAGAAGGASAASGAGAGGGGGAAAGPALPPGALNANLTDLGSPAHSLLLITN; via the exons ATGTTGATGCTGCCGTTGCTGGAATACAACAAACACAtagcaaaaataccaaattgcaaaatgaggTCATCGCCGCTTAGATTATCGATGCTGCTGCAATCGCTGCGTTTGCTCCTGCTCCTCTGGATGCTCCTCgatgcagcggcagcaaccagcagcagcaacagcaatggcaacagcaatggaCCATCGGCAGCAGCTGGTGCAGCAGGAGGTGCAAGTGCAGCAagtggagctggagctggaggtGGCGGTGGTGCAGCAGCTGGGCCAGCATTGCCGCCTGGCGCCCTTAATGCCAATCTCACGGATCTGGGCAGTCCCG CTCACAGCCTGCTGCTCATTACAAATTGA